CGCTTGAGATTCAGAGCCACAGCACCTTCTTCGACAACCCGCACTGGATCGCCGAGCGCCCGATGATTCACGGCGCGCTAAATGTTGTGGGCAAGCAGGTTTTGCGGCAGGCAAACGGCTGGCGCGTCTCTAACCTTCACCAACAGGAGCGTTATCTGGCGCTGGGCCTGCCCGCCGACCGCGTCTGGCGCATTCCGATCCCGGTCAACTTTCAAAATTTTCAAAAGCCAATCACTGCCGAACAGCGGCAAGCCATTCGCGCCGGTTGGGGCGTAACGGACGACGCGCCTGTGTTCTTGTGGGCAGGCCGCCCGGTCCCTTTCAAGAATTTGCCTACCCTTCTGCGCGCATCGCGCACTGTCTTCGACCAGATGCCTCAGACGCGGCTGGTGCTGATTGGCGATTTTTCGCGCGCGCCTCAATTAATTGCTTTGGCGGACTCGCTCAAGCTTGGCGAAAACGTGATCTGGCCCGGCCCGGTTCCTCATGCCGACATTCCGGCCACGTTTCGGGCCGCCGATGTTTACGTGTTGCCTTCGTGGTACGAAGGCCTGGCCCGGGTGTTGATGGAAGCGGCGATCAGCGAACTACCAATTGTCGCCGCCCGCTCGCCGGGCGTGTGGGATGCCGTCGCGCACGGGGAGACCGGTTTTCTTTCCGAGCCGGGAGACTCGGCGGCGCTCGCCGAGCATATGCTGGCCCTGGCCGCCGACTTGCCGCGGGCGCGGGCGATGGGCCAGCGCGGGGCGCAATTTGCCGCTCAGGAGTTTGACTCGCAGAAATTGCAGGCGGCGATCATCCGCGCCTGGCAGATGTGCGCTACGCGATGAGACTGCTCTTCATCACTCAGAAAGTAGATCGCGCCGACTGGTTGTTGGGCTTTGCGCACGGCTGGGTGAAGTCACTGGCGGCTCGGGTGGAGCAACTCACGGTAATTTGCCTGGCAAAAGGCGAAGTGGATTTGCCCTCAAACGTGAAGGTGATCTCGCTGGGCAAAGAACGCGGCGCGAGTCGGGCCGGGCGGGCGATCAACTTTGCCAAGGCAATGGCGGCCACCATCGGGGAAGCCGACGGCGTGTTCACTCACATGAGTCCGCCGTTTGCCATCGCCGCCGCCCCGTTCACAAAGTTACGCCGTATCCCGTTAGTGATGTGGCACACTCACCGGGCCGTGACTCTTCAATTGAAGCTGGCAGTAGCATTGAGCGACGTGGTCGTCACGGCTTCGCGCGAGAGTTTACAATTGGCAACGCCAAAAGCGCGCGTGCTTGGGCATGGCATCAATCCGGCGCAATTCTCCCCTCTTCCACTGGCGGGAGAAGAACCGCCGTTGATACTGGCTGTGGGCCGCCTCTCGTCAATCAAACGCTATGAATTGTTGATAGAGGCTGTGAAGCGTTTGCGGGCGCGTGGCCTTGAATTTCGTTGCGCTATTGTCGGCGTTGCGCCGCCCGGCGCCGAATCCTACAAGCAAAAGTTGCGAACGCTGGCCGCCAGTGATGTTGAATTTGTGGGGGCGGTGCCGCACGCGCAAATTGCCGAATGGTATTTTCGGAGCGCGGTCGCAGTCAACCTCTCTGCTAAAACAGGAATGGACAAAACGACGTTGGAGGCCATGTTCTGCGGAAGGCCGGTGCTGGCCGCAGACCCGACCTTTGCCTCCCTGCTCGGCGCAGAGGGCGCAGACTGGCAAGCCGTTGATGATCCCGAAGTGTTGGCTGACAAGTTGGCGATGATTTTGGCCGACCCGGTTGGCTCGGCGGAGCGAGCCATCGCAGTGCGAGCGCGGGCTGTGGCGGCGCACAGCCTTGAGCGATTGATGGATCAACTCATTCAAGTCTTCAAGGAGAGGATTGACTCTTATGTCTAAACCGAACAAATTCCTTGAAACTGTGACTTTGGAAGTATAATGAGCGCTCCGCCCTTCGGGGCGGATTTTGTGTGTGGTATAAGAGACAGAGTCGGAAAGAACTAACATGTTCAAACTCGAGCATCCGCGCGCCACAAAGCCCCAAGTCCATCCGACAGCAGAAGTATCCCCCTCAGCCCAGCTTGGGCAGGGCGTCGTCGTCGGGCCGGGAGCGATTATTTACGACAATGTGATTGTCGGCGACCGCTCCTTTATTGGCGCGCGGGTGACTCTGGGCGAGCCGCTGGCCGGCTACTATCGCGATCCCAACTACGAGAACCCGGCCACTCGCCTCGGCCCGGACTCTACTATTCGCTCCAACACTATCATTTACGCCGGGTGCGAACTAGGAGCAGAATTCCAAACCGGCCACAACGTGGTGATGCGCGAGTACTCGATCTTCGGCGACCACTGCTCGTATGGAAGTTTTTCTCAGACCGACGGGCATCTCAAAGTCGGGCATCACTCGCGTTTTCACAACAACGTCTTCCTGGCCTCGTTTACAGAAATTGAAGAGTTTGTGTGCGTGTATCCTTTTGCCGCTACGCTGGACTCGCCGCATCCGCCGTGCGGGCTGTGCCGCCAGGGGCCGACCCTCAAGCGCTACTCGGTGATCTCGGCTTACGCCACCATCATGCCGCGCGTGGCCGTCGGCGAGGGCGCGGTGATAGGAGCCAAGTCGCTTGTCACTCAGGATGTGCCGGACGGAATGTTTGCCGTCGGTGTTCCGGCGGTTGTCAAAGGCCAGACTAAAGAC
This region of Chloroflexota bacterium genomic DNA includes:
- a CDS encoding glycosyltransferase family 4 protein, which translates into the protein MNVISVGLAASVLTSNTDDARQRQMRYAQAIGSLRLILPREGGTGAKPVALSESLTVYTASKPNWPLFIPNAVRVAGEIARREKVDLVTVQDPFVGGLIGTILKKRYGWPLEIQSHSTFFDNPHWIAERPMIHGALNVVGKQVLRQANGWRVSNLHQQERYLALGLPADRVWRIPIPVNFQNFQKPITAEQRQAIRAGWGVTDDAPVFLWAGRPVPFKNLPTLLRASRTVFDQMPQTRLVLIGDFSRAPQLIALADSLKLGENVIWPGPVPHADIPATFRAADVYVLPSWYEGLARVLMEAAISELPIVAARSPGVWDAVAHGETGFLSEPGDSAALAEHMLALAADLPRARAMGQRGAQFAAQEFDSQKLQAAIIRAWQMCATR
- a CDS encoding glycosyltransferase family 4 protein, with translation MRLLFITQKVDRADWLLGFAHGWVKSLAARVEQLTVICLAKGEVDLPSNVKVISLGKERGASRAGRAINFAKAMAATIGEADGVFTHMSPPFAIAAAPFTKLRRIPLVMWHTHRAVTLQLKLAVALSDVVVTASRESLQLATPKARVLGHGINPAQFSPLPLAGEEPPLILAVGRLSSIKRYELLIEAVKRLRARGLEFRCAIVGVAPPGAESYKQKLRTLAASDVEFVGAVPHAQIAEWYFRSAVAVNLSAKTGMDKTTLEAMFCGRPVLAADPTFASLLGAEGADWQAVDDPEVLADKLAMILADPVGSAERAIAVRARAVAAHSLERLMDQLIQVFKERIDSYV